The following nucleotide sequence is from Citrus sinensis cultivar Valencia sweet orange chromosome 6, DVS_A1.0, whole genome shotgun sequence.
AAATTCCACCTTAATTTCCCTCGAAAGTGGGCCCAAACATCTCCGTTTTAATCCAATCTCATGTTTTCACAAGCCCATACAAAGGTCGTAGTGAAAAAGGCCAATGTTCTCTGTGAATAAAGTACAACTTGAAGGGAAATTAATCGATTTCTTTATGGAAAATTGAATATCCAAATAATATAAAGTTGAatcttgaatttgaaagaatatttttattaatatttttatgggtCTTAGTCTAACCAATGAGTAATCGCACACTGgctgaattttcaaatatttttgttgtcACGTATATAAACTTTAGTGGGACAATGTGGGATTATCCTTGGAATCCAAAATCACTAATAAGGTCATTAATAGAGGTCAttaataacttttaagctGGCCTTGCTTACTGAttgaatattgaaaaaatcagaagctaaataaatataaaaagaatttatgttCATGTACGCCATTTTGCGTAATAATAAATCGTTCCTCCGAAAAACATAATGtgcaaaattcatttttgtaacTTGTGATCCAATGGAAATTGACATGACATAACTCAGGCTAATCGTTTTCAACACCTAGATTGAAGCATCAATGATGGAGGCAAGGTGGTAGGGCTTCGAAAACGATGTCTCATAATGagctaaaattatttttcttgcattGTTTCAATAATATAGAGGTGGGCAATCCAGCAAGAAATCCATAAGTCATACGCCTAGTCTATTGAAGCagtctagttttttttttaattattattattattttatagtatttacaaaattactcCTTagctttatattttattattagcaTGAATTTCTTATATGGGCATATGTTGAGCTTATCCCATATACgaaaaacaaaatcttatttgttttttggtgtattagatttcttttttcttttcttgttgaaGTCTTGTATATACAGATATTACTGACATTACATcagatattataattaaatttacaatCATACTATATAACTGAGACCACCGTCATACATTGACACACTGAAGTACTTgcccatatattttaaattctctttaatattcgaggggtgcctactccactcaattatgtTGATAATTAAGGGAGTACTAAAATTAATCTCCATAAATCTCTTATGgaaattcaaacatttacaCTCAACATTGTAAGCGCAAGACTTCTCTCATTGTAAGCTCTTATTAGATTTATTTGTTAGATTCTTGTCAAGTgatatattgtttattgtttaaGAGAAAATGATGTATACACGGTAAGTATTTAGGATGTattcattatataatattctGAAGAAATTAACATCGCTGTGATgtccattaaattttatgcgtTACATAAAtgtgtttttctttatttatattatacatataACACACAAATCAATCGGGTACGAGTTCAAAAACCTACTCCCAGTGTATGAGTAGTCGTCAGTAACCTCTGGATCTTGAGATCCAGTCATCTATATTTACctatttcaacaattttaagttattttaggTCTTAAGTCTTAACCATGAAATcttctattttcaaaattcaaatgatgTTTCCTCcatatttacttttgcttCGTCGGATGTTCAATTGTCGCAAACTTACACTCATGATTTGTGTATTGACTAATTACTCGTGCCCCCATTGACCCAATGATGCTGTATACGGCAAGGCACATTATATAGCTCGGTAGAAATACCTTCACCTTTCATGATTTGTTTCTTGGATTCTAATTATCAAGGCCTGAACCAAAAATCAGTCACTAAATTATGAaagtagaagaagaaaagtCATTAGTCGCCCAAAACTTGGACAACAAATCTGCTGCTTTAGAGGACCACACACAGCACTTTGGCCAGAAAGCACTAGTCCAGAAAGCACTTGACTTAACAAACGCCTGCtgtattaagttaatttagtACGCCAGCTTAATTATGGTTAATTACTTGGGTTTTACGTTGATTAAATTACCTAACAACCAAAGATacaataaaatgacaattttgaaattgtttcacAAGAAGAAAAGTACCATTTGTTTGCTGGTCGCGGCTCCCGAAATTCGAGCTTGGGAACGGACACTGGGCCCCACGGAGGAGAAAAAAATACCACTTTTTAAGCTTTTGTGGGTCCCCGTTCTCCAAAGACCCAACAAACCCGTGCCCCGGTTTCAGCTCTGAATTCATCAATTATTATCACCGCTTCTACAAGCCACCGCCACCGCTCCCCTCCCCTCCGTACAGGCTTCAGTTTTCAGCTTGACTTCATTTGTTTCggataataatattttggtcCTTACATTTCAGAAACATTACGTATAAAGATatgatttgtatttttatgcaatttatttgtcaaatttgttaattatattaatagttTTTCTgctattttcttaaaaagaatttgaaacaaaTCAATGGTTGTTTGTGTTTTTAGTTCCAAgtctaaattataattatattttctaaatattcaCATGTTTTCAATTATCAGTTATCCATTGGATAGTGAAATTTCATAACAACAtgaaattacttatttaataatttcactATTCAATGGATAAATAACATAtcaattgaaatataaaatcacttaaaaattattcataatttttatcatatattacaaaaaaattttagtatatatttatttaagtaagatattattttttaacatatttcttagttactttattttataaaaataattatatcaacgactgtactttaaaaaaattatatagacTAACTGTaacttacttttatatttctcACAATTCAATTACTATTatgatatcaatttttttaaaatactgaTTACACATTAGATTACTGatattacatcaaatatttataattactattacagtaaataattacattgatatttataataaaaaaatataactaggactataatattacattaaattttatgaccTTCACAAGCGAGGGATATCTCTTCTCCacttatattttgtaaaaaaaatgttataaaataatttcattcaataatatttaattaaaaaatttgagtacATAATATCTCGAATTACTGTCTTCACAGTGAGGGCAATGGGTTGGCCGAGTGGCTAGTATGatgtcaattaaattttagattcattaaaattttgtgatgaaacaaaaagacaaaCTATGGcttatttgttattaaatGAAAACTGAGGGCACAAATGTTTATCGTAACAACACGCGCCCTGCATAGTGCGTGGCTGCACTTGCCACACATTCAAATTTGGTACCTCGGTTCTTTTTAAGCCACTGTGGTTTGTTCAAACCAAAATCGCGGCTCATCTctctcttcctctctcacTACTTCTTCATCTCTCTTAAGTTCagtactattattattttttttaaaaaaaaacagtgtCTCTGTTTCCTCAGTACCACAAAAGAGTGAATATTAGTCTTTTTCTCTTTGACGAACTTCGCTTCTCTTCGGCATTGCTTCACTTTTGTTGTTATTACCAACACATACAAAGCATACAGTCGcagagagatagagagagattCCATCTGGGTCTCACTCAAAGCACCCATTAATGGAAGCAGTAACAGTACCAGAGTCATCACCCTCACCCATGTCCCTTCAACAACCCAAAACCCCACCCCCAGAGGCCTCACCTAAACCGTACACCAGTACCAAGAAATCCTTCGTCGCTTCTCTGATGGAAGCCGCCACTCTTCGCTCTCCTTCCTTCAAAGAAGACTCTTACTTCGTCTCTCAACTCAAATCCTCCGAAAAGAAGGCCTTACAAGAGCTCAAGAACAGGCTTGCCGACTCCCACAACGGCTCTAGTGAGAACGAATGCTCCATGTGGGGGATTCCCCTTCTGGGTACCGGTGACGAAAGAGCCGATGTGATTCTGCTCAAGTTTCTGAGAGCAAGGGACTTCAGGGTTCTAGATTCTTTCAACATGCTGGAGAAATGCTTGGCTTGGAGAAAAGAGTTTGGAGCAGACGGCATCGTTGAGGAGGACTTGGGGTTCAAGGAACTCGAAGGCGTGGTGGCTTATATGCAGGGTTACGACAGAGAAGGCCACCCTGTGTGTTACAATGCTTATGGGGTCTTTAGAGACAAGGATATGTATGAAAGGATCTTTGGGGACGATGAGAAGCTCAAAAAATTTTTGAGATGGAGAGTTCAGGTTTTGGAAAGAGGCATCAATCTCTTGCATTTTAAGCCTGGAGGTGTTAATTCCATTATTCAAGTCACTGATCTTAAAGACATGCCCAAGAGAGAGCTTAGGGTTGCCTCTAATCAGATCCTCTCTCTTTTTCAAGATAATTATCCTGAAATGGTTGCCCGGAAGGTATATTTTTGCTTTTcgtttcttcaatttttcactttaatcTGATAATATTATGAgagtttcattttctaatttgtgGGTTTTTTTGGGTGGGTTTTGAGTTTAGATTTTTATCAATGTGCCATGGTACTTCAGCATGCTGTATTCAATGTTCAGTCCATTCTTAACTCAGCGAACTAAGAGCAAGTTTGTGATTTCTAAGGAAGGGAATGTTGCTGAGACGCTTTACAAGTAAGTCTTTTAGCTCTTTTCGTTcttcatggatgattttttttttttttttgggggcaACTTTTCGCATAAtctctaatataatttttggatcttattttattttgacaatTTATTTGAATGGGTTTGAGTTTGTTGACATCTAAACTTTGAGATCTTTGTCATTTCTAGTTGGTCTGATGAGACTGGATTTGGTGTTTCTGATGATTTAGATTTGTAAGGCCAGAGGACATTCCCGTACAGTATGGTGGACTGAGTCGACCCAGTGATTTAAACCATGGTCCCCCTAAACCAGCTTCTGAGTTCACTGTCAAAGGAGGAGAGAAAGTTAACATACAGATTGAGGGCATTGAggttcattaataaaaattatgaagtttTTTAACTGCTTAGTTTTCTTGATTAATCTTTGTTTTGTGCTAATTTTGCTTGTGGTTTATGTTGTGTAATCAATCAATTAGGCTGGTGCAACAATTACATGGGACATTGTTGTTGGAGGCTGGGACTTGGAGTACAGTGCAGAATTTGTGCCAAATGCTGAAGGCAGCTACACAATTGCTGTTGAAAAACCCAGAAAAATTTCACCCTCTGAAGAAGCAATTCGCAACTCCTTTACATCGAAAGAAGCAGGCAAATTGGTTCTTTCCGTCGATAACTCTTCTTCCCGGAGAAGAAAGGTCGCTGCTTATCGTTACATTGTCCGCAAATCCTCCCTGGTTTAGGTgtaataccaaaaataatgaTGACTAGATATTAAaagggtattttggtctctttgtttctgtttttctGCTTTTGAGAGATTAATTAAGTAATGGCTGTGAACCTTATTATTAGTCTAATTAAGTAGTTGTAATGTAATGAAAAACAGATGATGAGTATCAGCATTTCTGTGCCTCTTTGTATGGCTAATGGCTTCATATAGTATATAGTAGAAGAAACGAAGATTTCAACTTTGTTTTGAAATTGGGTCCTGATTACTCGAGTGGTTTTTGAAATTGGGCTTCAGTTTTCAGAATTACAGTAGTGGATATGAGACAAAAGCGAAGCAATGTGTTTTACTCGTAATAagcctttttttcttttcttttaactttatttagaCTGCGTTTGTGTCGCTCTTGAAAGAAGAGAGATGCCTGCTGGAATCAACCTTACAGGCAGGTCACTTTTATGTGTCTGGAATTTGAAAGGGACTACTTAATGGTCACGGcgtcttttattttatttttggccttattattattattgggtgTTGGATTTATCAATAagagggcaaaaaaaaaaaactaaaaaatagcTGAAGTAGGAGAAAGATTTTGTGCAGATGATGAGGGATTTGGTAAGTGTTTTGAGTTGGATTTTTAATCTTGCAAATTTGGAGAATCCAACAGTTGTCACGGGTGTTGGAAGTTAGAACAGAACAAATGTTAACGTGTGAAAGGGGTGTTAATGGTAGGAAGGGGCGTGGTGTCACATGTAACATGATGGgcttgaagaaattgaatttcttcGACAACCTGCTGGTTTGTTTCTTTCGGTTTTTGGGTACGAATATGaatgttgttaattatttttcaatatttatcgAACCGTCAATTGTTCCTCTATTGATATGCGGACCAACCCTCTAAACATTCCTTAAGAACTTGCATCACTTTTACAAAGattgtttttgaaaacaaaatgactTTGAAACACCTCTAAAACCCATGTATTTGAGGTAAATGCTAAATGGCCAAAAAGATGAGGGAAGGAACAATATTGTCGCTTCATGTGCCCTTCTCTCTTTTACTTGTGACCCACAATAACAGAGTCCCACCTACGAGTTTTTGCCTTATTCAAGTGGAACCAGGGCTGCCCCTTTCTTTCATGCAGAATCTGTGAATGCGCCTACCTTGACTAACCTACCCGCCTAGATAAAGGAAGGATACCGAATGCTTATCTTCATAAACATCATAGAAGAAGTCTAACTGGAGTCATTATTAGGAGGAACCTTATTGGATTGATAATGAAAACCAGACTAATGGGTAGTGAACCGAGCCTGTTTAGTTTTATTGTTAAacattattcttttcatttagTAGCTCTCCTCTCCTAAAGACTTACACATCCGTTCTGTTGAAAAAAAAGGGTCATTTTGTCCGCCAACAGTCTACTGTTAACgatctcttaaaaaaaagaagaaacaaaagtcATAACCTTGCAGTCAATAGAGCCGCTGCCACCACCCCGGCTTATAACAGAGTCAACAAAGCCACCGCCACCACACCTACGTATCACGGAGCCAACAAAGCCACTGCCATCATTCCAACATTGTCAAACGTCCAATttaactctctctctcgcaTTCGTGTacataatcaatttttttgtcaaataattttaaaaaaattaattatgtgatTTGTGATAATTTTTGGAATCATTGAGGcataaatagttaaataagTTCTAATATATTGTACTTGTTTTATGATAGTTCTGTGATTTATGATAAGtctataaaaatttcaattatgtgatttgtgataattttttaatgataactTGATTTGGAAAATACTATATTGATGCGTAACAAAGCAAATTGTAGAAGCTTGCTAATGGCCTTGACCCAAATTGTAAAGCTTGATAATTTTGCAAATTGTAAAAGTATTTCATTTTTCGACTCTCAAATGCACCAAATTTTTGGCTCTCCACTTTCCATCTTGTctctaattttgttttgttttgttttgtatatgctttaatttttatgagcTCTAATTATTTCCTATCTCACTCCTTAGTTCCATATTCCCGTCAGTTTTACATTTTTGCATACATGTTACCTTTTTGTACTGATGCAATACTTTATAATTAGGAATGCAAATATCAATTTTGGCTTAGAATATCAATGATGAATGCAATATTGCAACATCTTTGagttattattgtgctttgtcaaaaagaaaaattaagtgtTCATTGAAATGTTCAAATCACGCGACAATGAATATGAGAATCACTCGTTAAACTTTAGCCTTCTCCATAGAATAATTAGAAAAGCATATGGATGGGTCCatgaatttttataactttaaGTTTGACAGTGTTCGCATGTTGCAATTGTAAGGTAGTTTCGCAATGACAATCAACCCACCATTCTCATATCATCTATATAAGAAGCTTTCCTTTGGTGTATAAATTTCATTACTtgtaacattttaatttaaatgctgtgaataaaacaaataaaaagtttatattaaattttgaaatgattaGAAATAGAAGAATATGTGAATATTTGAGTTCTAGattgatcaatttatacatAATAACCACATAAATGTCTCCATATTCTCCTGTAAAATCAATCCGCATTCTAACAAAATACTGACCATTATGATTAACCCTAACAAAGGGAgcaaatgacatgtcatactTATTGGTAAGATATGTAGTGTTAAATGTGATGACGTCTCTAAAATATTTGTGGGCTGCCTTACTCCTCGAATTTACCCATAATACATTCTTCAATCAATCATGCTCGTCCAAATTAATGCTAAAAAAACTCCTTACATTCTACTTGCTTTTTTTGGAAGTACTTTAAAATTGTCATACCATCTCATTCTCCAAGTTGTAATCGCATTGTTTTGTCAACAAGGGTAAGGTAGTTTCAGAATGACAATCAACCTGTCATTCTCATATCATCTATAGAAAAAAGCTTTCCTTTGATGTATAAATTCCATTATTTGTAacatgtttaatttaaatgctgtgaataaaacaaataaaaagtttatattatattttgaaatgattAGAAATAGAAGAATATGTGAATATTTAAGCTTTAGgttgatcaatttatacatAATAACTACATAAATGTCTCCATATCTTTGTGTGAAATCAATTCACATCCTAACGAAATATTGGCCAATTAACTCTGACAAATGGAgcaaatgacatgtcatactTATTGGTAAGATATGTAGTGTTAAATATTATGACGTCTCTAAAATATTTGTGAGCTGTTTTACTCCTTGGATTTGCCCACAATACATTCTTTAATCAATCCTGCTAGTCCAAATCAATGCTAAAAAACTCCTTACATTTTACTTGCTTTTTCTAGAAGTACTTTAAATCACCATAGTATATCCTTCTTCAAGTTGTAATTGCCTTGCTTTGTCAACAAGATTTATGCAATCTTTTTATGAGAATGAGACATTTTCATACCCACTAgctttaataacaataaaattgaaattttggacTATTATAATTCTTGCACAatcattcattttaatatattttttgtacttgCACTAATTTTGCTATCGCAAGAGAAATATCCAGCTTTGCCTGGACTGAATCCTTGGTTGTGTTGAAggtttaaaattcaaataacctatttttcatcttcaattcaaatttactTTTCCGGTTGGCGCTACGGTCACATGTAAATTTTGCATATTTTACAATTCATCACTCCCTTGTATACTAGTTTCACCTTCATAAGAAACCTCACTTGTTTACCATAGACTTTGTAAAATGCAAACATTTCTTTATGATTACTAAATAACATTTTAAGAGTTAACTCATATTGTTTCGGTTGCACATTTTTAACTATATTGTTGGTCCGtgtttcttgtaatttttcaaatgcatgcTCATTTTCTAAATTCTCCATGTGTATTAGTAATAAGTaactgaattattttttttatatttttgttcagtaaaaatttaattcattaacattttaataatttaaattaaaaaaattctaacaatttaaatatataaaactcatctagaaattaattttatttgaatataataGGAAGAGAGAAAGTTATCAATGAACCATAACAATTTCATTAACTGCAAAGCTGCCCGTATTGTTGGAGTGCTCATCGTCAGCACCGAATACAGATCTCGTCGTCGGCTCCGATGCAGATCTCGTGCTTGGGGATAATGTTAAAAACATTACTGTTGGCtcatttttgaattattattttaataattattgtaggCTACAAGAGAGAGAAGGGCACGGCCATTTAgctagagatggcaaaaatACCCGCCCGGTCTGGACCCGGACCGTACCCGGGCATTGCGGGCCGGGTAATACCCGGCCCGGGTATGAAGCCGGGTcggtcttgggcatcacttgataaacctgaaacccggattttattaaaaaaattataaaatatatattattttaaatattttatatttatttgactcatttattatatatatatatatataattttaaacacttaaagtttatattttcatgtcaaattttattgaaataaatttaaaacttataaagttaccaaaaaataaaaaatatatacaaataaaatattaaaaaatataaaattcgggTACCCGAATTAAAACCCGGCCCAGACCCGGACCCAAACCGGTTACATCCGGTTAGGGTCCGGTCATGACAATACCCGAACCCGGCCCGGGGTTTTACCATCTCTACATTTAGCAGTACTctgtatttaattaaacctATTTGACAATGCAAAAATGGCTTGCATTTGGTGTTGTGTTGCGCTGTTGTGTAATCGTATTATCATATCAAGTGATTGACACCACTGATCAAATGGATAGaggaaatttcatttttagtaCATTAATTGCACAAACAGTGAATTACTGTGGCAAGTCAAATCTAGAAATCCAATTATGGAGAAACTTTTGGCTAAAACTCTCTCTTACATAGGGAATTCGGTTTCAATTTATGGTGCTGATGTTACACGCATTCCTCAT
It contains:
- the LOC102631478 gene encoding patellin-6, which encodes MEAVTVPESSPSPMSLQQPKTPPPEASPKPYTSTKKSFVASLMEAATLRSPSFKEDSYFVSQLKSSEKKALQELKNRLADSHNGSSENECSMWGIPLLGTGDERADVILLKFLRARDFRVLDSFNMLEKCLAWRKEFGADGIVEEDLGFKELEGVVAYMQGYDREGHPVCYNAYGVFRDKDMYERIFGDDEKLKKFLRWRVQVLERGINLLHFKPGGVNSIIQVTDLKDMPKRELRVASNQILSLFQDNYPEMVARKIFINVPWYFSMLYSMFSPFLTQRTKSKFVISKEGNVAETLYKFVRPEDIPVQYGGLSRPSDLNHGPPKPASEFTVKGGEKVNIQIEGIEAGATITWDIVVGGWDLEYSAEFVPNAEGSYTIAVEKPRKISPSEEAIRNSFTSKEAGKLVLSVDNSSSRRRKVAAYRYIVRKSSLV